A window from Paenibacillus polymyxa M1 encodes these proteins:
- a CDS encoding IS3 family transposase: MTALLRKEQRVNHKRVQRIMQCEGLQCRVRMENDRSRETHTTGRKFAGAPISR, translated from the coding sequence GCTCCTTCGAAAAGAACAACGCGTGAATCATAAACGAGTCCAACGGATCATGCAGTGTGAGGGGCTCCAGTGCCGCGTGAGAATGGAAAACGACAGGTCACGGGAAACCCATACAACCGGCCGAAAATTTGCTGGTGCGCCAATTTCACGCTAA
- a CDS encoding endonuclease/exonuclease/phosphatase family protein: MRLASYNVENLFERAKILNQTEWGIGADPDHRLFSGQKVLEEVAKLNALVARQIYSPSDKVEIARLMEALGLKERDESDFVILRRNRGKLVSRKYGALKVVANGRDDWIGWFELTTEAINEHATQNTARVIRNIDAQIMVVVEAENRPSLVMFNEQILYPIANWLYDHALLIDGNDSRGIDVGLFTRAPYAVDFMRSHVDDRVDGKLVFNRDCAEYHIPLPENRSLVILANHFKSKANDDKALRKKQAKRVREIYEHLRASNIDLIAVMGDLNDTPDSDPLAPLLRDGSDLKDASEIEGFDFAGRPGTWGDGDAKDKIDYILMSPSLFRLARGGGIYREGVWGGKDGTLFPHLPEITNAAQAASDHAAIYVDLDI; encoded by the coding sequence TTGAGGCTAGCTTCTTACAATGTCGAAAATCTCTTTGAACGGGCCAAGATACTAAATCAGACCGAATGGGGAATTGGAGCTGATCCGGATCATAGGCTCTTCTCCGGCCAAAAAGTATTGGAAGAGGTTGCAAAACTTAATGCGCTTGTAGCTCGGCAGATCTACAGTCCATCCGATAAAGTTGAGATTGCGCGCTTAATGGAGGCACTTGGACTCAAAGAAAGAGATGAGTCAGATTTTGTTATCCTGCGCAGGAATCGGGGAAAACTTGTCTCCAGAAAGTATGGTGCCTTAAAGGTCGTGGCGAACGGCCGCGATGATTGGATTGGATGGTTTGAGTTAACGACGGAAGCGATAAACGAGCACGCTACGCAGAACACTGCGAGGGTAATCCGAAACATTGACGCCCAAATCATGGTGGTGGTAGAGGCTGAGAATAGGCCCTCACTTGTAATGTTTAACGAACAAATACTTTATCCCATTGCCAACTGGCTTTATGATCATGCGCTCTTGATCGATGGGAATGACAGCCGCGGTATCGATGTCGGACTTTTTACACGGGCACCGTATGCAGTGGATTTTATGCGAAGCCATGTTGATGATAGGGTGGATGGTAAGCTAGTGTTTAACCGTGATTGCGCAGAATACCACATTCCGCTGCCGGAAAATCGAAGCCTGGTCATTTTGGCTAACCATTTCAAAAGCAAAGCAAATGACGATAAAGCACTTAGAAAAAAGCAGGCGAAGCGGGTCCGCGAAATTTATGAGCATCTGCGTGCTTCAAATATAGATCTGATTGCCGTGATGGGGGATCTTAACGATACTCCGGATAGTGACCCTCTTGCCCCACTTCTACGGGACGGTTCCGATCTTAAAGACGCCAGTGAGATCGAAGGTTTTGATTTTGCCGGCAGACCTGGCACTTGGGGTGACGGTGACGCCAAGGACAAAATTGACTATATCCTGATGTCGCCTTCGCTATTCCGGCTCGCCCGGGGCGGAGGCATTTACCGTGAGGGCGTTTGGGGCGGGAAGGACGGAACTCTGTTTCCTCATCTTCCTGAAATTACGAACGCGGCGCAGGCTGCATCTGACCATGCCGCAATCTACGTAGATCTGGACATTTAG